A region of Argentina anserina chromosome 5, drPotAnse1.1, whole genome shotgun sequence DNA encodes the following proteins:
- the LOC126796315 gene encoding probable pectate lyase 16, whose product MYIYFGSNLSWANEIKVQGLKMNAIDGCWRWNPNWRSNRPQLAMCSVGFAGKMSNNIGKHVVNYEVTDPSDNALNPQPGTLRYGATVIKGKKWITFKRDMKIKLDKPLLISSFTAIDGRGANVHIAGNACLRVFRATDVIIHGLRIHHCKSQPPSTVIGPDGLVSLGEVDGDAIRLVTASKVWIDHNTLYESEDGLLDVTRGSTDVTISNNWFRDQDKVMLLGHDDGFIRDKNMKVTVVYNHFGPRCNQRMPRIRHGYAHVVNNLYQEWTKYAIGGSMNPSVKSEANVFIASQQNKEITWRNDIVNYSWKFYSKGDIFENGASFIQTGKGGAKPHYNKEQTFQVVDAKSVRSLTRASGALTCTKQSRC is encoded by the exons CTTTGGTTCGAACCTCAGTTGggcaaatgaaataaaagtcCAAGGCTTGAAAATGAACGCAATTGATGGTTGTTGGAGATGGAACCCTAATTGGAGAAGCAACCGCCCACAACTCGCAATGTGTTCCGTAGGATTTGCTGGGAAAATGAGTAACAACATAGGAAAACATGTTGTAAACTATGAAGTTACAGACCCTAGTGACAATGCCTTAAATCCTCAACCAGGGACTTTGAGATATGGGGCTACTGTGATCAAAGGCAAAAAATGGATCACATTCAAGAGGGACATGAAAATTAAGCTCGATAAACCGTTGCTAATTAGTAGTTTCACTGCAATTGATGGAAGAGGTGCAAATGTACACATAGCAGGTAACGCGTGCTTGAGAGTGTTCAGAGCAACCGATGTAATCATCCATGGCCTTCGAATCCACCACTGCAAGTCACAGCCACCAAGCACAGTCATAGGTCCGGACGGACTAGTTTCTCTAGGTGAGGTGGACGGAGACGCAATAAGATTGGTTACAGCATCAAAGGTTTGGATAGACCACAATACACTGTACGAGAGTGAAGATGGTCTTCTCGATGTCACTCGTGGATCGACCGATGTTACCATCTCAAACAATTGGTTCAGAGACCAGGACAAGGTAATGCTTCTCGGACACGACGATGGCTTCATCCGGGACAAGAACATGAAAGTGACAGTAGTGTATAACCATTTTGGACCACGTTGCAACCAAAGAATGCCAAG GATTCGCCATGGATATGCACATGTCGTAAACAACTTGTACCAGGAATGGACGAAATATGCAATTGGGGGAAGCATGAATCCTAGTGTTAAAAGCGAAGCCAACGTCTTTATTGCATCACAGCAAAACAAAGAG ATCACCTGGAGGAATGACATTGTTAACTATTCCTGGAAATTTTACTCCAAAGGCGACATTTTTGAAAATGGAGCTTCTTTTATTCAAACAGGTAAAGGTGGAGCCAAACCACACTATAACAAGGAACAAACTTTCCAAGTTGTCGATGCCAAATCTGTTCGGTCATTGACGAGGGCTTCAGGTGCTCTAACATGCACTAAACAGTCTAGATGCTAA